GGCGACTCCTTTCCCCCCTTTGAACTTCAGGTAGCAGGGGAACATATGTCCGATGATTGTCGACGCGCCGACGATGGTCGCGCCATGCATCGAACCGAGTGTCGGCAAATCGGAAGCCAGCAGCAGTTTGGCGGCCAGAGTCGGCAGCAGGCCTTTCAGGGCATCGAGCACGAAAACCACGATGAACCATTTGAAGCCCATCACGCGACCAACGTTCGTGGCACCGATGTTTCCGCTCCCCACCGTGCGGATATCGATCTTTCCGAACACGCGGGCAACGAGCAGGCCGAACGGGATACTGCCGATGAGATAAGCCAACAGGCTCAGGACGAAAATCAACACAAAGCACTCGCAATTCAGGACTGAGACGCTCGACTGGAACGCAGACAAATGCCCGTTTGAAACTTCGCATCAACGGATGGGTTTGCGTCCGAGCGGACCAGCCGGCAAAATAGGATAAAGAGTTCCCCGCGAATATTCCCGGGACTCTCCGTGAAAATCAACACCGCTGCTCGAACTCTCCAGGGAGCGGCGAATCTTTTAAGCAGGGCCCGCCACATGACCTGTCGCCCTTTTTCGTGTTTGTCGCTTGCCAGCGCAATCTTCGCCTGCAGTCTCGTTTCGCCCGCCGTCGCGGAAGACCGGATCGACTTCAATCAGCAGATCCGTCCATTGCTTTCGGATCGCTGCTTCGCCTGTCATGGGCCTGACGCCGAACATCGGGAAGGAGGGTTCCGACTCGATGTGCAGGCCAGCGCCTTCGGTCCCGGCGACTCCGGCGATCCGATCATCGTCGCCGGTCATCCGGAACAGAGCGCGATGATCGAACGGATTACAACCGACGACACCAGTCTGCGGATGCCTCCTGAAGATGCTCCCCGCCCGCTGACTGACGACGAGATCGCTCTCCTCAAAAAATGGGTCGAG
The genomic region above belongs to Rubinisphaera margarita and contains:
- the plsY gene encoding glycerol-3-phosphate 1-O-acyltransferase PlsY gives rise to the protein MLIFVLSLLAYLIGSIPFGLLVARVFGKIDIRTVGSGNIGATNVGRVMGFKWFIVVFVLDALKGLLPTLAAKLLLASDLPTLGSMHGATIVGASTIIGHMFPCYLKFKGGKGVATGLGVVFVLAPLASAIAAGTFALSMLIWRTVSISSLLGALAFAVAELLLLKPHPFTRENWALGIFSLLVPGLIIYRHRSNIVRLIRGEEKAFTPKEAADSARSPEPR